A window of Candidatus Hydrogenedentota bacterium genomic DNA:
TTCGCCCACGGCACCCGCGAGATCGTGCCGGTGGCGTCCTGCCCCCTCTGCCACGACGCGGTGAACGCCGTGCTCGCGGAGCTGGGCCCGACGCGGATCAAGGGCTCCGTCACCGTGACGGCGCACCCGGAGACCGGGGAGACGATGCTGTGGGCCTCTCCGGGGATGGGGCCGTACCTGTCGCGGCGTTTTGCCAACGTGAACGCCCCGCGGGACCCCCGGCCCCGCGCGCGCTTCGTGGTGGACGGGGTGCCCGTGGTGAACGGGACCTTCTGCCAGTCGAGCCTGACGCTCAACCGCCTGCTGGTGGGGACGGTGCGGGAGATGGCCGGGGACTGCGGCTCCCTGCTTGACCTGTACTGCGGCAGCGGCAACCTGTCGCTGGGCCTGGCCCGGGCGGGGGTCCGTGTGACGGGCATGGACCACGCGGGGGCGGCGGTGCGGGCGGCGGCGGAGACCGGCGCGGGCGACTACCGGGCGGGGGACGAGGCGGCCATGTGCGCCCTGGCGGCGGGGCGGCGGTGGGACACGGTGGTGCTGGACCCGCCGCGCGCGGGGGCGGCGGCCGTGGTGGAGGCGGCGGCGGCCGCGGCGGCGGCGCGCATCGTGTGCGTGTCCTGCGACCCCGCCACGCTGGCGCGCGACCTGGCGGCCTTTGCGGGGCTGGGCTGGCGGGTGAGACGGGCCGTGGCGCTGGACCTGTTCCCCTGCACTCCCCATGTCGAGACGGCCTGCCTGCTGGAAAGGGACTGAACGGAATGCACGGAGACGCCCCCCTTCACATCTGTGTTTATGCCGCGTCGTCATGCGCGGTGGACGAGGCCTACAAGGAGGCGGCCCGGCGGCTGGGCACGCTCATCGGCGAACGCGGCGCGACGCTGGTCTACGGCGCGGGCAACATCGGGCTCATGGGCGAATGCGCGCTGGCGGTCCACGCGGCGGGCGGGCGCGTGGTCGGCGTGATTCCCGACCGGCTGGCGGACCTGGAACTGGCCTACCGCGAGGCCGACGAGCTGGTCGTGACCGAGACCATGCGCGACCGCAAGCGGATCATGGCGGAGCGGGCGGACGCGTTTGTGGCCCTTCCGGGGAGCATCGGCACGCTGGAGGAGATGCTGGAGGTGCTCGTGCTGCGGCAGCTCGGCTACCACCGCAAGCCCTGCGCCTTCCTCAATGTTAACGGGTTCTTCGACCCCCTCTTCCAGATGTTCGCCCGGCTCGTTGAGGAGAATTTCCTCAAAGAGTCCGCCCTGGACATGTTTCACGTCTGCATGACCCCCGAGGCCGTTTTCGAGTATCTGGACAACTACACGCCCCACCAGCCCGAGCCCAAGTGGTTCTGAGCGGGGGGGGCTGACCAGTCGGACCCGTCGGACCCGTCTGACTGGTCCGATGGGGCGGAAGAATCGGACCGATCCGACGGATCCGACCGATCGGTCGGATGTTTTTCGGAGAAATATCCCCCGCACGGGGAATGTTTCCTTGGGAGTCAAGGAACCGGGGTTTTTCAACAAGGAGACACACCATGAACACCTTTGACGCCATCGAGGCCCGCCGCGCGGTGAAGCACTTTGATCCGGAGCACCGGCTCACCCCGGAGGAGGAGAAGCGGCTCTTCGAGGCGGTGTTGCTGTCCCCCACCTCCTTCAACATCCAGAACTGGCGCTTTGTCGTGGTGCGGGATTCGGCGCTCCGGGAGCAGGTCAGGGCGGCGGCGTGGAACCAGGCGCAGGTGACGGACGCGGCGCTGCTGGTGGTGCTCTGCGCCGACCTGAAATCCTGGGAGAAGTCGCCGGAGCGCTACTGGCGCACCGCGCCGCCGGAGTTCCGCGACTTCGTGGTGCCGGCCATTGACGCCTATTACCGGGGGCGCGAGGGGGTGCAGCGCGACGAGGCGATGCGCTCCTGCGGCATTGCGGCGCAGACCCTCATGCTGGCCGCCAAGACGCTGGGCTATGACTCCTGCCCCATGGTCGGCTTCGATTTCGACGCGGTGGGCAGACTGGTCAACCTGCCGGAGGACCACGTCATAGGGCTGATGGTGTCCGTGGGCAAGGCGGTGGAACCCGCCCGTCCCCGGGGCGGCCAGCTCGCGCTGGACGAGGTGGTGGTGACGGACCGGTTCGCCTGAGCAGTCCCGCAGGCATACCGTTAGCCCCCAAACAGTCGGGAATGTTCGGTTGACGGGGGACGGAGACCTGTGGTAACTTCCGGAT
This region includes:
- a CDS encoding nitroreductase family protein, coding for MNTFDAIEARRAVKHFDPEHRLTPEEEKRLFEAVLLSPTSFNIQNWRFVVVRDSALREQVRAAAWNQAQVTDAALLVVLCADLKSWEKSPERYWRTAPPEFRDFVVPAIDAYYRGREGVQRDEAMRSCGIAAQTLMLAAKTLGYDSCPMVGFDFDAVGRLVNLPEDHVIGLMVSVGKAVEPARPRGGQLALDEVVVTDRFA
- a CDS encoding class I SAM-dependent RNA methyltransferase encodes the protein MTSSEEVFTCDITALATGGDGLGRVDGRVCFVPFAYPGDRVRARVVRRTPKAWWGALEAVETPSPDRIPCLEGRTEADAAYVWGELAYDAQTVWKRRIVADCLARIGKIAVEVEWVADPASRHGYRTRAEFHGDGRHVGYFAHGTREIVPVASCPLCHDAVNAVLAELGPTRIKGSVTVTAHPETGETMLWASPGMGPYLSRRFANVNAPRDPRPRARFVVDGVPVVNGTFCQSSLTLNRLLVGTVREMAGDCGSLLDLYCGSGNLSLGLARAGVRVTGMDHAGAAVRAAAETGAGDYRAGDEAAMCALAAGRRWDTVVLDPPRAGAAAVVEAAAAAAAARIVCVSCDPATLARDLAAFAGLGWRVRRAVALDLFPCTPHVETACLLERD
- a CDS encoding TIGR00730 family Rossman fold protein, with product MHGDAPLHICVYAASSCAVDEAYKEAARRLGTLIGERGATLVYGAGNIGLMGECALAVHAAGGRVVGVIPDRLADLELAYREADELVVTETMRDRKRIMAERADAFVALPGSIGTLEEMLEVLVLRQLGYHRKPCAFLNVNGFFDPLFQMFARLVEENFLKESALDMFHVCMTPEAVFEYLDNYTPHQPEPKWF